A DNA window from Flavisolibacter ginsenosidimutans contains the following coding sequences:
- a CDS encoding glycoside hydrolase family 2 TIM barrel-domain containing protein, which produces MRFVHNNKWKTLALALFLASSAWCQSQNNDWENPQLYELNKEAPHASFMLFDKKADVTTDDYSKSPYYQSLNGTWKFVYVDKYAARIKDFYRADLNDAKWSSIPVPSNWEREGFGIPIYTNITYPYPKNPPFIGENNPVGTYRKTFTVPASWSGSEVMLQFGSITGCAFVYVNGQKVGMTKASKSPAEFRITKYLKKGENLLAVQVFRWHDGSYMEDQDFFRISGIERDVFLYALPKLSVWDFFLKADLDAQYKNGLFSADVDLRRFANSATKSGSVTVAVMDKTGKNIFAQTKNVASSADSIQTLHFNGAVNNPLKWSAEYPNLYDCIITFSTGNDSKVYHTGAKIGFRKIEIKNAQLLINGVATYVHGVNRHEHDPVKGHVPNKEQMLRDVQLMKQHNINAVRTSHYPNDVYWYKLCDKYGLYLVDEANIETHGMGASLQGWFDSTKHPAYLPLWAPEYFDRMKRLVERDKNHPSVIIWSMGNETGNGKVFHDGYVWMKGRDNTRPVQFEQAGEDWNTDIVCPMYPGINSMKTYAADNTKKRPYIMCEYSHSMGNSNGNFQEYYDVIRSSPHMQGGFIWDWIDQGMLTYTTDGRPFYAYGGDLGGYALQNDENFCANGLIAADRTVHPGIYEVKKVYSKIQFKAADISKGIITVQNLFDFTNLDQYDFVYQLVKNGEIIHEGRFNVSVEPHQQKEVTLQLPSSKTSDNAEYFVNVFANISKASQTELLPLGHEVGREQFKLNSDYLAQQPASNASTNGKLTIQKEGSRLRFSSGNVSGEFDLRQGRMVRYTLNSGGVTNDFPEPYFWRAPTDNDFGNHMQEQLGIWRTAQVNRLLKNVTVGDQTAAGVPVKVDWELTGVGVPYTVEYFIQNDGSVRITSSIDMTGRNLPELPRFGMRMTLPPPYVNLKYYGRGPWENYSDRNTASFVGLYTDSVKNQMTWNYIRPQEGGYKTDVRWLSLTDDKGKGLLIQGLQSICFSATNVSTEDLDPGLTKKQQHPTDVKPRKNIFLNIDLAQRGVGGDNSWGALPHEQYRLLSKKYSYSYTLQLTDSKTEVPGTH; this is translated from the coding sequence ATGAGATTCGTTCACAACAATAAATGGAAGACGCTGGCCCTTGCCTTGTTCCTTGCTTCGTCGGCGTGGTGTCAATCACAGAACAACGATTGGGAAAACCCGCAGCTTTATGAACTGAACAAAGAAGCGCCGCACGCCAGTTTCATGCTCTTTGATAAAAAAGCCGATGTTACAACAGACGATTACAGCAAGTCGCCGTATTATCAATCGCTCAACGGTACGTGGAAGTTTGTTTACGTTGACAAATACGCGGCCCGTATTAAAGATTTTTACCGCGCCGATTTGAACGATGCAAAGTGGAGCAGCATTCCTGTTCCGTCAAACTGGGAACGCGAAGGCTTTGGCATTCCTATCTACACAAACATCACGTATCCTTATCCAAAAAACCCGCCCTTCATCGGCGAGAACAACCCGGTGGGTACATACCGCAAAACCTTTACGGTGCCTGCATCCTGGAGCGGCAGCGAAGTAATGCTGCAATTTGGTTCCATCACCGGTTGCGCCTTTGTGTACGTGAACGGACAAAAGGTAGGCATGACGAAAGCCTCCAAATCGCCGGCTGAATTCCGCATCACAAAATACCTGAAAAAAGGAGAGAACCTTTTGGCTGTGCAAGTATTTCGCTGGCACGACGGCAGCTACATGGAAGACCAGGATTTCTTTCGCATCAGCGGCATTGAACGCGATGTTTTCTTGTATGCCCTGCCAAAGCTTTCGGTATGGGATTTCTTTTTAAAAGCGGATTTGGATGCGCAGTATAAAAACGGTTTGTTCAGTGCCGATGTTGACTTGCGCCGCTTTGCAAACTCCGCAACAAAAAGTGGCAGCGTTACCGTTGCTGTAATGGATAAAACGGGCAAGAATATTTTCGCACAAACGAAAAACGTTGCGTCGTCAGCCGATAGCATTCAAACGCTTCACTTTAACGGTGCCGTAAACAATCCGCTCAAATGGAGCGCCGAATATCCAAATCTTTACGACTGCATCATCACGTTCTCTACGGGCAACGATTCAAAGGTTTATCATACCGGTGCAAAGATTGGCTTCCGCAAAATTGAAATCAAAAATGCGCAGTTGTTGATCAACGGCGTAGCCACGTATGTTCACGGTGTAAACCGCCACGAACACGATCCGGTGAAAGGCCACGTGCCCAACAAAGAGCAAATGCTTCGCGACGTGCAATTGATGAAGCAACACAACATCAACGCCGTGCGTACATCGCATTATCCCAACGATGTTTATTGGTACAAGTTGTGCGACAAGTACGGTTTGTATTTGGTTGATGAAGCCAACATTGAAACGCACGGCATGGGCGCTTCTTTGCAAGGTTGGTTCGACAGTACGAAACATCCGGCTTACCTGCCGCTATGGGCGCCGGAATATTTCGACCGCATGAAACGATTGGTGGAGCGTGATAAAAATCATCCTTCGGTCATCATTTGGAGCATGGGCAACGAGACCGGCAACGGCAAAGTTTTTCACGATGGATATGTATGGATGAAAGGTCGCGACAATACAAGGCCCGTACAATTTGAGCAAGCCGGCGAAGATTGGAACACCGACATTGTTTGCCCGATGTATCCCGGTATTAACAGCATGAAAACGTATGCGGCCGACAACACAAAAAAACGTCCGTACATCATGTGTGAGTACTCGCATTCGATGGGCAACAGCAACGGCAATTTCCAGGAATATTACGATGTCATTCGAAGCTCTCCGCACATGCAGGGCGGCTTTATCTGGGATTGGATTGACCAGGGCATGTTGACGTACACAACCGACGGCCGGCCTTTTTACGCATACGGCGGCGACTTGGGTGGATACGCTTTGCAGAACGACGAAAACTTTTGTGCTAATGGTTTAATTGCTGCCGACCGCACCGTGCATCCGGGCATTTACGAAGTGAAGAAAGTGTATTCAAAAATTCAGTTCAAAGCGGCAGACATTTCGAAAGGAATCATTACCGTGCAAAACCTCTTTGACTTTACGAATCTTGACCAATACGATTTTGTTTACCAACTGGTGAAGAACGGCGAGATCATTCACGAAGGCCGGTTTAACGTGAGCGTAGAGCCGCATCAACAAAAAGAGGTAACGCTGCAACTTCCGTCCTCTAAAACAAGCGACAACGCAGAATATTTCGTTAACGTGTTTGCAAACATCTCCAAAGCTTCGCAAACAGAATTGCTTCCCCTGGGACATGAAGTGGGAAGAGAACAGTTCAAACTGAACAGCGATTATTTGGCGCAACAACCCGCAAGTAACGCATCAACCAACGGGAAACTGACGATACAAAAAGAAGGTTCGCGCCTGCGCTTTTCATCGGGCAATGTAAGCGGCGAGTTTGACCTAAGGCAAGGACGAATGGTTCGCTACACGTTGAACAGCGGCGGCGTTACCAACGATTTTCCCGAACCCTATTTCTGGCGTGCGCCAACCGATAATGATTTTGGCAATCACATGCAGGAACAGTTGGGCATTTGGCGCACCGCACAAGTGAACCGCCTGTTGAAAAATGTAACCGTAGGTGATCAAACTGCAGCCGGTGTTCCGGTGAAAGTTGACTGGGAGTTAACCGGCGTCGGTGTGCCGTACACGGTGGAATATTTTATTCAGAACGATGGCAGCGTTCGCATTACATCATCCATTGACATGACGGGCCGCAACCTTCCCGAATTGCCACGCTTCGGTATGCGAATGACCCTGCCACCGCCATACGTTAACCTGAAATATTACGGCCGCGGGCCCTGGGAAAATTACAGCGATAGGAATACGGCATCCTTTGTTGGCTTGTACACGGACAGCGTAAAAAACCAGATGACCTGGAACTACATTCGTCCGCAGGAAGGCGGCTACAAAACCGATGTGCGCTGGCTCTCATTAACCGATGACAAGGGCAAAGGTTTGTTGATCCAGGGCCTTCAGTCCATTTGCTTCAGTGCCACCAATGTTTCCACCGAAGATCTTGATCCCGGCCTCACGAAAAAGCAACAACATCCAACTGATGTGAAGCCGCGAAAAAATATTTTTCTCAACATAGATTTAGCGCAACGCGGCGTTGGCGGCGACAACAGTTGGGGTGCCTTGCCGCACGAACAATACCGCTTGTTGAGTAAAAAATATTCCTACAGTTATACCCTGCAATTGACAGACAGTAAAACCGAAGTGCCGGGCACGCATTAA
- a CDS encoding glycoside hydrolase family 16 protein produces the protein MMNKAITGVFAFLTVSFCACKTTHDVAGFGTDIDRYKLVWADEFNKDGKPDTTAWRYEKGFVRNEEAQWYQEENAFCKNGLLVIEARKESKPNPRYEAGSKDWRRSRQTIDYTSSSINTAGKHSWQYGRFLMRARIDISSGLWPAWWTLGVSGRWPANGEIDIMEYYKGKLLANIACIGANRKAEWYSNRFPIDSMGGQKWASGFHVWRMDWDEEAIALYVDDVLLNKTELSKLVNKDGSGINPFKQPHYMLLDLALGGMNGGDLGDTKFPNRFEIDYVRVYQKN, from the coding sequence ATGATGAACAAAGCAATCACGGGTGTTTTCGCCTTTTTGACGGTAAGTTTTTGCGCTTGCAAAACAACGCATGATGTTGCCGGTTTTGGAACGGACATTGACAGGTACAAACTTGTTTGGGCCGATGAATTCAACAAAGATGGCAAACCCGATACAACGGCCTGGCGGTATGAAAAAGGTTTTGTGCGCAACGAAGAAGCGCAATGGTATCAGGAAGAAAACGCGTTTTGCAAAAACGGTTTGCTGGTTATTGAAGCACGAAAGGAATCGAAGCCAAATCCGCGTTACGAAGCGGGCAGCAAGGATTGGCGAAGAAGCCGGCAAACAATTGACTACACATCGTCAAGCATCAACACAGCAGGCAAACATTCCTGGCAATACGGACGCTTTTTAATGCGGGCAAGGATTGACATCAGCAGCGGCCTGTGGCCCGCGTGGTGGACCTTGGGCGTAAGCGGACGCTGGCCCGCAAACGGCGAGATTGACATCATGGAGTATTACAAAGGAAAGTTGCTGGCCAACATTGCTTGCATTGGCGCCAACCGCAAAGCCGAATGGTACAGCAACCGTTTTCCCATTGATTCAATGGGCGGACAAAAATGGGCTTCCGGCTTTCATGTGTGGCGAATGGATTGGGACGAAGAAGCCATTGCCTTGTACGTTGATGACGTGTTGCTAAACAAAACGGAATTGAGCAAATTGGTGAACAAAGACGGTTCAGGCATCAACCCATTTAAACAGCCACATTATATGCTGTTGGACTTAGCTTTGGGCGGAATGAACGGCGGCGATTTGGGCGATACGAAGTTTCCGAACCGCTTTGAAATTGATTACGTGCGGGTGTATCAAAAAAACTAG
- a CDS encoding family 43 glycosylhydrolase, whose product MRKSKAVFLFCALAPLLLFAQARRSSQQYSAYLFAYFTGNAKADESIHFAISKDGYNFRALNSNRPVLSSEKISSTGGVRDPHILRGADGKTFYMVATDMVSALGWNANRAMVLLKSNDLIHWSSSVVNIQKRFPGNDSLLRVWAPQTIYDDSAKKYMIYFSMKHGKDPDKIYYAYANKDFTDLETTPRQLFFSPDNAACIDGDMIKKDGRYYLFFKTEDRQPGIKIAVSNRLTYGYAMQSNDYVQQTASPVEGAGTFKLNDGSGYVLMYDMYTSGRYQFTKTTDLRNFSIIDKDVSMNFHPRHGTVMPITEEETERLVKEWLSFDDAISSAGSKQIKKLNVVSDTAAKKLFLPVKAGTNLANFNPQFLPLAGVSVNSKSQNFTHGPVQYSVAIKGRGTQTYQVFAKELHNPVLDGLYADPDIIYAEKTKKFYIYPTSDGFNNWSGTYFKTFSSTDLVTWKDEGVILDLNKDVSWAKRNAWAPTVIERKINGQYKYFYYFCAAQKIGVAVADNPTGPFIDSGKPLIEQRPDGAKGGQQIDPDVFQDPKTGTYFLYWGNGYMAGAELNDDMISLKPNTTKLLTPDTTFREGTHVFYRNGTYYFMWSEDDTRSENYRVRYGTSDSPLGKIRVPQNNLVIAKDPFVGIYATGHNSTIQVPGRDEWYLVYHRFTYPSGISMGRAAGYNREVCIDKLEFNSDGSIKQVKPTHEGVKPIAVKAKD is encoded by the coding sequence ATGCGAAAGAGCAAAGCCGTTTTTCTTTTTTGTGCGCTTGCTCCCTTGCTCCTTTTTGCACAAGCAAGACGTTCGTCGCAACAATACAGCGCTTATCTTTTTGCGTATTTTACAGGCAATGCAAAAGCAGATGAATCCATTCATTTCGCCATCAGCAAGGACGGTTACAACTTTCGTGCGCTGAACAGCAACAGGCCGGTTCTTTCTTCCGAAAAAATCAGTTCAACCGGTGGTGTTCGCGACCCGCACATTTTGCGCGGAGCGGACGGAAAAACCTTTTACATGGTGGCAACCGACATGGTTTCTGCACTGGGCTGGAACGCAAACCGGGCGATGGTGTTGTTGAAGTCGAACGATTTGATTCATTGGTCGTCAAGTGTCGTCAACATTCAAAAACGTTTTCCGGGCAACGACAGTTTGCTGCGTGTTTGGGCGCCGCAAACGATTTACGATGATTCTGCAAAGAAATACATGATCTATTTCTCGATGAAGCACGGCAAGGACCCCGACAAAATTTATTACGCATACGCCAACAAAGACTTTACTGATTTAGAAACAACACCCAGGCAACTTTTTTTCAGTCCTGACAATGCCGCCTGCATTGACGGCGATATGATAAAAAAAGATGGCCGATATTATTTGTTTTTTAAAACAGAGGACAGGCAGCCCGGCATCAAGATAGCCGTGTCAAATCGCTTGACTTACGGTTATGCGATGCAAAGCAACGACTACGTGCAACAAACCGCCAGCCCGGTGGAAGGTGCGGGCACTTTCAAATTGAACGACGGCAGCGGTTATGTTTTGATGTACGACATGTACACCAGCGGCCGCTACCAATTTACAAAAACAACCGACCTGCGAAACTTCTCGATAATTGACAAGGACGTGAGCATGAATTTTCATCCGCGCCACGGAACGGTAATGCCCATCACGGAAGAAGAAACCGAACGGTTGGTAAAAGAATGGCTGTCTTTCGACGACGCAATTTCATCTGCGGGCTCAAAGCAAATAAAAAAGTTGAACGTTGTTTCTGACACGGCGGCAAAAAAACTTTTTTTGCCGGTAAAGGCCGGAACAAACCTCGCGAATTTTAACCCGCAGTTTCTTCCGTTGGCGGGTGTTAGCGTTAATTCGAAATCGCAAAATTTCACTCACGGCCCGGTGCAATATTCGGTAGCCATAAAAGGCAGGGGCACGCAAACCTATCAGGTTTTCGCAAAGGAGTTACACAACCCGGTGCTGGATGGTTTATACGCCGATCCGGACATCATTTATGCGGAGAAGACAAAAAAGTTTTACATCTATCCAACAAGCGATGGTTTCAACAATTGGTCGGGCACGTATTTCAAAACCTTTTCGTCAACGGATTTGGTTACGTGGAAAGATGAAGGCGTAATTCTCGATTTGAATAAAGATGTTAGTTGGGCCAAACGAAATGCCTGGGCGCCTACCGTCATTGAAAGAAAGATTAACGGTCAGTACAAATACTTCTATTATTTCTGCGCCGCGCAAAAAATTGGCGTTGCTGTTGCGGACAATCCAACCGGTCCTTTTATTGATTCGGGCAAGCCCTTGATTGAGCAACGTCCCGACGGAGCAAAAGGCGGCCAGCAGATTGACCCCGATGTGTTTCAGGATCCGAAAACGGGCACGTATTTTTTGTACTGGGGCAACGGTTACATGGCCGGCGCAGAATTAAATGATGACATGATTTCGCTAAAGCCGAATACCACAAAACTGTTGACGCCGGACACTACTTTTCGCGAAGGCACGCATGTGTTTTACCGGAACGGAACGTACTATTTTATGTGGAGCGAAGACGATACCCGCAGTGAAAATTACCGTGTGCGTTACGGCACTTCAGATTCACCGCTTGGAAAGATCAGGGTTCCGCAAAACAATCTTGTTATCGCAAAAGATCCATTCGTTGGCATTTATGCAACGGGGCATAATTCAACCATCCAGGTTCCCGGCAGAGACGAGTGGTATCTTGTTTATCACCGCTTCACCTACCCGTCTGGAATTTCGATGGGACGGGCCGCCGGCTATAACCGCGAAGTGTGCATTGATAAACTGGAATTCAACAGCGACGGCAGCATTAAACAAGTAAAACCCACACACGAAGGAGTAAAGCCAATTGCCGTAAAAGCAAAGGATTAA
- a CDS encoding glycoside hydrolase: MKTGLLLSFGALLLSGKCFHRCNKNLVCFAACFFCLTVYSQPIVFTVDPTKTVQTVDNIGASGAWFSEGIGKYWPGAKKERMAELLFSKAFDSLGNPLGIGLSCFRFNIGGGSAEQGDSSGIRDPLRRVECFLSPDGTYHWEKQAGYLWFVRKAAQYGVENLIAFSNTPPVQFTKNGLGFKLEKNFETNLRDDKYNAYADFLATVVQHFDKEGLHFKYISPVNEPQWDWSNRFGQMNQEGSPWHNKDISRIAVSLDSALRAKALTTKILLPEAGNLTSLYEGSGHASKQIQTFYSASSPYSIGQLKTLLHVVAGHSYFTDKGDTAIVTVRSRLRDTAVKYGISFWQSEYSMLGDGYKEGKSGRIPAMDCALFLAKIVHYDLAVANATAWQFWNAWEPGRPDVDVRYHLVVLKTNSTNTEGDFTVTKNLWALGHYSRFIRPGMKRIVTARNDGLNNISTAQDVMLSAFAGKKELVIVAVNYTTLSRDIEVEALGVKKMKGIKQYITTASAEDNMKLYPLSSLKNITLKPRSITTIVVKR, encoded by the coding sequence ATGAAGACCGGGCTACTTTTATCATTTGGTGCGTTGTTGTTATCGGGCAAATGCTTTCACCGCTGCAATAAAAATCTCGTCTGCTTCGCCGCCTGTTTCTTCTGCCTTACGGTTTACAGCCAGCCTATTGTTTTCACCGTTGATCCAACGAAGACAGTACAAACGGTTGACAACATCGGCGCTTCGGGTGCATGGTTTTCTGAAGGCATCGGCAAATATTGGCCCGGTGCAAAAAAGGAGCGGATGGCAGAACTCCTCTTCAGCAAAGCGTTCGATTCTTTGGGTAATCCTTTGGGCATTGGCCTTTCCTGTTTCCGCTTCAACATTGGCGGTGGCTCGGCCGAACAAGGCGACAGCAGCGGCATTCGTGATCCCTTACGCCGTGTTGAATGTTTTCTTTCGCCAGATGGAACATATCACTGGGAGAAGCAAGCCGGTTATTTATGGTTTGTAAGAAAAGCTGCGCAATACGGTGTTGAAAACCTGATTGCGTTTAGCAACACTCCGCCTGTTCAATTCACCAAAAACGGTTTGGGCTTTAAGCTGGAAAAAAATTTTGAAACCAACTTACGCGACGATAAGTACAACGCTTACGCAGACTTTCTTGCAACCGTTGTGCAGCACTTTGACAAAGAAGGTTTGCATTTCAAGTATATCAGTCCCGTGAATGAACCGCAATGGGATTGGTCGAACCGGTTTGGGCAAATGAACCAAGAAGGTTCGCCCTGGCACAACAAAGACATTTCCCGCATTGCCGTTTCGTTAGACAGCGCCTTGCGTGCAAAAGCTTTGACCACAAAAATTCTTTTGCCCGAAGCCGGTAACCTCACCTCGCTGTACGAAGGAAGCGGACATGCTTCAAAACAAATACAAACCTTTTACAGCGCATCGAGTCCTTACTCTATCGGTCAATTGAAAACCTTGCTGCACGTCGTTGCGGGCCATAGCTATTTTACCGACAAAGGCGATACGGCAATTGTAACGGTGCGAAGCCGCTTGCGGGATACGGCTGTGAAATACGGCATCTCGTTTTGGCAATCGGAATACAGCATGTTGGGGGACGGTTATAAAGAAGGTAAAAGCGGACGTATTCCCGCGATGGATTGCGCACTCTTCCTGGCCAAAATAGTCCATTACGATTTGGCCGTTGCCAACGCCACAGCCTGGCAATTCTGGAATGCCTGGGAACCGGGCCGTCCTGATGTTGACGTTCGTTATCACCTGGTGGTATTGAAGACAAATTCAACCAATACCGAAGGCGATTTTACCGTCACCAAAAACCTTTGGGCATTGGGACATTACAGCCGTTTTATCCGGCCCGGCATGAAGCGCATCGTCACCGCGAGAAATGATGGATTGAATAACATAAGTACGGCGCAGGATGTAATGCTTTCGGCATTTGCCGGTAAAAAGGAATTGGTTATCGTGGCTGTGAATTATACAACGCTTTCAAGAGATATTGAAGTGGAAGCGCTTGGGGTAAAAAAGATGAAAGGCATCAAGCAATACATTACAACAGCCAGTGCTGAAGACAACATGAAGTTGTACCCTTTGTCCTCATTGAAGAACATAACCTTAAAACCCCGCTCCATCACAACGATCGTGGTAAAACGGTAA
- a CDS encoding glycoside hydrolase family 15 protein: MTKKKHGDYLPIEDYGIIGNLQTVALVSKRASIDFFCFPRFDSPSVFCKLLDAKKGGFFSITPQMKDAVVKQLYLPDSNVLVTRFFSEEGIAEIIDYMPIEGPGAIVRRVSTIRGKVDYQLCCAPRFDYASASHSIKKRGKDYLFVPGKKGFPCLLLQNEMDLEMDGDDVVANFSLKEDAYTSFVLRGDEEKEKETPKKFDDRTYQSTLRYWQNWIAQSNYEGHWEETVRRSALTLKLLICERHGSMVAAPTFSLPEAIGQGRNWDYRFTWIRDAAFAMHAFLQLGFLEEAQQFLEWVKRQSAEKELQLMFSVDGKTELTERCLDYLKGYKDSQPVRIGNAAHQQTQMDIYGELLETVYIFVRHGGDITYEYWKIIEHYVELVIANWQKPDHSIWEIRGEEREFLFSRMMCWVALDRAIKIGDNFSYPYDFIKWQDVRNKIYEDVYQNFWSEKKQSFVQSKGSENLDASALLMPILNMISPHSERWKKTMEAIDKELRSDVLVYRYREQNDEVDGLKGNEGTFTMCSFWFVECLALSGQTERAKENFEKMLGYANHLGLYAEQLGKKGEHLGNFPQAFTHLALISAAIELSDKPMETSRIQTRNKLMK, encoded by the coding sequence ATGACAAAAAAGAAACACGGCGATTACCTGCCTATTGAAGACTACGGCATCATCGGCAATTTGCAAACGGTTGCCCTTGTGTCGAAGCGTGCTTCCATTGATTTTTTTTGTTTTCCCCGTTTCGATTCGCCTTCTGTTTTTTGCAAACTATTGGACGCAAAAAAAGGCGGCTTCTTTTCCATCACGCCGCAAATGAAAGACGCGGTTGTAAAGCAATTGTACCTGCCCGACTCCAACGTTTTGGTTACGCGTTTCTTTTCGGAAGAAGGCATTGCCGAGATCATTGATTACATGCCCATCGAAGGCCCCGGCGCCATCGTGCGCAGGGTTTCCACCATACGCGGCAAGGTTGATTACCAATTGTGCTGCGCCCCACGTTTCGACTACGCTTCGGCTTCTCACAGCATCAAAAAAAGAGGGAAAGATTATTTGTTCGTGCCCGGGAAGAAAGGTTTCCCCTGCCTTTTGTTGCAAAACGAAATGGACCTGGAGATGGACGGTGATGATGTGGTTGCAAACTTTTCTTTGAAAGAAGATGCGTACACCAGTTTTGTTCTTCGGGGTGATGAGGAGAAAGAAAAAGAAACACCAAAAAAATTTGACGACCGGACCTATCAATCTACGCTTCGCTACTGGCAAAACTGGATTGCCCAATCGAACTACGAAGGCCATTGGGAAGAAACGGTTAGACGTTCGGCCTTAACCCTGAAACTTCTGATTTGTGAACGTCATGGTTCAATGGTAGCAGCACCAACCTTCAGTTTGCCCGAAGCCATTGGCCAGGGAAGAAACTGGGATTATCGCTTTACGTGGATACGCGATGCGGCCTTTGCCATGCACGCCTTTTTGCAATTGGGTTTTTTGGAAGAAGCCCAGCAATTTTTAGAGTGGGTGAAGCGGCAAAGCGCCGAGAAAGAATTACAGCTAATGTTTTCGGTTGACGGGAAAACGGAACTTACCGAACGTTGCCTGGATTATCTTAAAGGCTATAAAGATTCGCAACCCGTGCGCATTGGCAATGCGGCGCACCAGCAAACGCAGATGGACATTTACGGTGAACTGCTGGAAACCGTTTACATTTTTGTTCGTCACGGCGGCGACATTACGTATGAGTATTGGAAGATCATTGAACACTACGTGGAACTGGTGATTGCCAATTGGCAGAAACCCGACCACAGCATTTGGGAAATACGCGGCGAGGAACGGGAGTTCCTTTTTTCGCGCATGATGTGCTGGGTAGCTCTTGACCGCGCCATTAAAATCGGCGACAACTTTTCTTACCCTTATGATTTTATCAAATGGCAGGACGTTCGGAATAAAATTTACGAAGACGTTTATCAAAATTTCTGGAGCGAAAAAAAGCAATCCTTTGTGCAATCGAAAGGCTCCGAAAACCTTGACGCAAGTGCTTTGTTGATGCCCATCTTAAACATGATCTCGCCGCATTCCGAACGCTGGAAAAAAACAATGGAAGCCATAGACAAGGAGCTTCGCTCGGACGTGTTGGTTTACCGTTACCGCGAGCAAAACGACGAAGTGGACGGACTAAAAGGAAACGAAGGAACCTTTACCATGTGCTCGTTTTGGTTTGTCGAGTGCCTGGCTTTATCGGGGCAAACGGAAAGAGCCAAAGAAAATTTCGAGAAGATGCTTGGCTATGCCAACCACCTGGGGTTGTATGCCGAACAATTGGGCAAGAAAGGCGAGCATCTTGGAAATTTTCCGCAGGCCTTTACCCATTTGGCGCTGATCAGTGCGGCCATTGAATTAAGCGACAAACCAATGGAAACATCACGCATTCAAACAAGAAACAAGCTGATGAAATGA
- the coxB gene encoding cytochrome c oxidase subunit II yields MFFGWGSLLQAAMDVPLQTVLKSSSQQAEEINRLANYFYLAGGFILLVVAISTAYVLYRFREKKASPEKSLNPKWEIAMIGVPALLVAVFLYFNIKTIRSVEPDAKGINPDVVVTAHQWWWEAKYPSANVIAANEIHLPVGKNILLKLLAADVIHDWWIPQFGNKMDMVPTQENFLWLNIKQPGEYYGVCSEFCGAQHAHMRIKVVAQTEADYNNWLTQHQQPATAASLNNGAQLFQTKTCGNCHRINGTEAKGIAGPDLTHLASRKTLLAGLLENNPQNLESWIRHPQQIKPGANMPGFLLDDSTAKALTAYLWSLK; encoded by the coding sequence ATGTTTTTCGGATGGGGAAGCCTTCTACAAGCCGCAATGGACGTTCCGTTGCAAACCGTGCTGAAGTCTTCTTCCCAACAAGCAGAAGAGATCAACCGTTTGGCCAATTATTTCTACCTCGCTGGGGGTTTTATTTTACTCGTTGTTGCTATTTCTACGGCTTATGTTTTATACCGCTTTCGCGAGAAAAAAGCGTCTCCCGAAAAAAGCTTAAATCCAAAATGGGAGATTGCAATGATCGGGGTTCCCGCTTTGCTGGTTGCTGTTTTTCTTTACTTCAATATAAAGACGATCCGCAGTGTTGAGCCTGATGCGAAAGGCATAAATCCCGATGTTGTCGTCACGGCGCATCAATGGTGGTGGGAAGCAAAATATCCTTCCGCTAACGTAATTGCGGCCAACGAAATTCATCTGCCCGTTGGCAAAAATATTTTGCTGAAGTTGTTGGCTGCTGATGTGATTCACGACTGGTGGATACCGCAGTTTGGCAACAAGATGGACATGGTACCAACGCAGGAAAATTTTTTATGGCTCAACATTAAACAACCCGGTGAATACTACGGTGTGTGCAGCGAATTTTGCGGCGCACAGCACGCACACATGCGCATTAAAGTTGTGGCGCAAACAGAAGCTGATTACAACAATTGGTTGACGCAACACCAACAACCGGCTACGGCTGCATCGTTGAACAACGGGGCACAATTGTTTCAAACAAAAACCTGCGGCAACTGTCACCGCATAAACGGAACGGAGGCAAAAGGAATTGCAGGCCCCGATCTTACGCATCTTGCCAGCCGCAAAACGTTGCTGGCAGGCCTTTTGGAAAACAATCCGCAAAACCTTGAAAGCTGGATCAGGCATCCGCAGCAAATAAAGCCCGGCGCCAACATGCCCGGTTTTTTGTTGGATGATTCAACGGCGAAAGCCCTTACCGCTTATTTGTGGAGTTTGAAATGA